A genomic segment from Dietzia psychralcaliphila encodes:
- a CDS encoding amidase, with protein sequence MRPDEYRSHDALGLAALVRTGEVTPVELLEVAMQQADAVNPHLNAIIRRMDAQARERLTGPLDGPFAGVPFLIKDLGQDYRGLPTSAGSRALADLPAAEHATVVQRWLDSGLVVFGKTNTPEFGAKGITEPDLFGPARNPWDTSRTPGGSSGGSAAAVAAGVVPVAGANDGGGSIRIPAACCGLVGLKPGRGLVPMGPVQGEAMHGAATHGVVSRSVRDTAAMLDVLSGGEPSGPYVPGTPSDTFLSQVGRDPGRLRIGVCTASSINPEPHPEAVAAVEASARALSDLGHHVEFLDEPPVDDLALARDFLTTWFVYLAWEVDDAKRRSGRKDRSFELDTQIMAALGRAHSSVEYVDTVMRRHDHVRRLSGYFTGYDLLMTPTLADLPPRIGALDTPRVARRAATGLLKTRTAGLLRHSGLVESMIDANLNWIPYTQLANLTGRPALSLPLHWTPEGVPMGVQFTAPLEGESMLLRLAGQLEQALPWDHRQPPAAETGGAGRPR encoded by the coding sequence ATGCGTCCCGATGAGTACCGAAGTCATGATGCTCTCGGTCTCGCCGCCCTGGTCCGAACCGGCGAGGTGACTCCGGTCGAGCTACTCGAGGTCGCGATGCAGCAGGCGGACGCCGTCAACCCGCACCTCAACGCGATCATCCGCCGGATGGACGCTCAGGCTCGCGAACGCCTGACGGGACCGCTCGACGGCCCCTTCGCCGGGGTTCCCTTCCTCATCAAGGACCTGGGTCAGGACTACCGGGGACTGCCCACCAGCGCCGGCTCGCGTGCCCTCGCCGACCTCCCGGCGGCCGAGCACGCGACGGTGGTACAGCGATGGCTGGACTCCGGTCTCGTCGTCTTTGGCAAGACCAACACTCCGGAGTTCGGCGCCAAGGGGATCACCGAGCCGGACCTGTTCGGACCCGCCCGGAATCCGTGGGACACCAGTAGGACCCCCGGCGGCTCCTCGGGCGGGTCGGCGGCCGCGGTGGCGGCCGGCGTCGTTCCCGTGGCCGGGGCCAACGACGGCGGTGGATCCATCCGTATCCCCGCCGCCTGCTGCGGTCTCGTGGGACTGAAACCCGGTCGCGGTCTGGTCCCGATGGGGCCGGTCCAGGGTGAGGCGATGCATGGCGCCGCAACCCATGGAGTGGTCTCCCGATCCGTCCGTGACACCGCGGCGATGCTGGACGTCCTGTCCGGCGGCGAACCGAGCGGCCCTTATGTCCCCGGGACACCCTCTGACACCTTCCTCTCACAGGTCGGACGGGATCCGGGTCGGTTGCGGATCGGCGTGTGCACCGCGTCCTCCATCAACCCCGAGCCACATCCGGAGGCAGTGGCCGCCGTGGAGGCCAGCGCACGGGCCCTCTCGGACCTCGGCCACCACGTGGAGTTCCTCGACGAACCACCAGTGGATGACCTGGCGCTGGCCCGTGACTTCCTCACGACCTGGTTCGTGTACCTGGCGTGGGAGGTAGATGACGCCAAGAGGCGCTCCGGGCGCAAGGACCGCAGCTTCGAGCTTGACACGCAGATCATGGCTGCGCTCGGCAGAGCACACAGCAGCGTCGAGTACGTCGACACCGTGATGCGCCGGCACGACCATGTCCGCCGGCTGTCCGGGTACTTCACCGGCTACGACCTGCTGATGACGCCCACCCTGGCGGACCTTCCGCCGCGCATCGGCGCATTGGACACCCCACGAGTCGCACGCCGGGCCGCGACAGGGCTACTCAAGACCCGGACGGCAGGCTTGCTTCGCCACTCAGGACTCGTGGAGTCGATGATCGACGCCAACCTCAACTGGATTCCATACACCCAGTTGGCGAACCTCACCGGTCGTCCCGCGCTGTCATTGCCGCTGCACTGGACCCCGGAAGGTGTGCCCATGGGAGTGCAGTTCACCGCGCCACTCGAGGGGGAGTCAATGCTTCTCCGACTCGCCGGCCAACTCGAACAGGCACTGCCATGGGATCACCGACAACCGCCCGCGGCCGAGACCGGTGGCGCGGGGCGACCACGCTAG
- a CDS encoding DoxX family protein produces the protein MTHNADNRPVGRNGSPTKRRPGRAGEAIRHVGRWALGAALLGAGVGHLTTMRQEFQAQVPTWVPLDPDFVVLASGVVEIGLGAALILAPSKFRPAVGWITAGFFVAIFPGNISQYVTGTDAFGLDTDRARLVRLFFQPLLVAWALWSTGAWRAWRSRGS, from the coding sequence ATGACGCACAACGCAGACAACCGACCGGTCGGACGCAACGGCAGCCCCACCAAACGACGACCGGGCCGGGCCGGCGAGGCGATCCGCCACGTGGGCCGGTGGGCACTCGGCGCCGCACTGCTCGGCGCCGGAGTGGGACACCTGACCACGATGCGTCAGGAGTTCCAGGCCCAGGTTCCCACCTGGGTTCCGCTGGACCCTGATTTCGTCGTTCTGGCCTCCGGAGTCGTGGAGATCGGCCTGGGCGCCGCTCTGATCCTGGCGCCGTCGAAGTTCCGGCCCGCCGTGGGATGGATCACCGCCGGCTTCTTCGTGGCGATCTTCCCCGGCAACATCTCGCAGTACGTCACCGGCACGGACGCCTTCGGGCTGGACACGGACCGTGCCCGCCTCGTCCGCCTGTTCTTCCAGCCCCTCCTCGTGGCGTGGGCGCTGTGGTCCACGGGCGCATGGAGAGCGTGGCGGAGCCGGGGGAGCTGA
- a CDS encoding MarR family winged helix-turn-helix transcriptional regulator has protein sequence MNADLRLDQQVCFALYAASRASTAAYREALADAGLTYPQYLVMLALWEQDGLTIRQLGERMLLDSGTLSPLISRMEAAGLVARNREARDARSVTVALTDAGHELREEAGRIQCALLEKLDLPPEDLVELRRLARSVVSALGRADSS, from the coding sequence ATGAACGCCGATCTCCGCCTCGACCAGCAGGTCTGCTTTGCCCTCTACGCCGCCTCCAGGGCGTCGACCGCGGCCTACCGGGAGGCGCTGGCCGACGCCGGGCTCACCTATCCCCAGTATCTGGTGATGCTCGCCCTGTGGGAGCAGGACGGTCTGACGATCCGGCAGCTGGGCGAGCGGATGCTCCTGGACTCCGGCACCCTCTCGCCACTGATCTCCCGGATGGAGGCCGCCGGGCTGGTCGCCCGCAACCGGGAGGCCAGGGATGCCCGCAGCGTGACCGTCGCGTTGACCGACGCGGGGCACGAACTCCGCGAGGAGGCCGGCCGCATCCAGTGCGCGCTGCTGGAGAAGCTCGACCTGCCCCCGGAGGACCTGGTCGAGCTGCGTCGCCTGGCGCGGAGCGTCGTCTCGGCTCTGGGGCGCGCGGACTCGTCGTGA
- a CDS encoding alpha/beta hydrolase family esterase, whose product MTESRSPRTVGAAVLVALAMVMSACTAQSGDPAPPGAMPGDGTQGLSSDSTTLDDLTRTWTVYRPPAAVDPSAPVLLVIHGTGDTGSGIRNGIGPDLEQLADEEGFSIVYVDGHANNWNECRREGDWPAKEEDLDDVGLMREAVDSLGATGPVYAVGFSSGGHMAMRLALEAPDLVDGVAAVAANPPTPENLNCAVGGDPVPIMFVQGRQDTINPIDGGEVSVGSGPFAKSRGDVLSAVDGAEWFARHNGVAGDGAIPPIDRDGDAEVITWDGPDPVRVVMVDRVGHSFPTLSGRWGRDGGARYDAPGEIWRFFSRGSP is encoded by the coding sequence ATGACTGAGTCGAGGTCCCCCCGAACGGTAGGTGCTGCAGTCCTCGTCGCGCTCGCGATGGTGATGAGTGCGTGCACAGCGCAGTCCGGTGATCCCGCGCCGCCCGGGGCGATGCCCGGCGACGGCACGCAAGGTCTGTCCAGCGATTCCACGACGCTGGACGATCTGACCCGAACCTGGACGGTCTACCGTCCCCCGGCGGCGGTGGACCCCTCGGCGCCCGTGCTGCTCGTCATCCACGGGACCGGGGACACTGGCTCGGGGATCCGCAACGGAATAGGCCCCGACCTGGAGCAGTTGGCCGACGAGGAGGGATTCTCGATCGTCTACGTCGACGGCCACGCCAACAACTGGAACGAATGTCGGCGCGAGGGCGACTGGCCCGCCAAGGAGGAGGATCTGGACGACGTGGGGCTCATGCGCGAGGCCGTCGACTCGCTCGGCGCGACCGGACCCGTCTACGCCGTGGGCTTCTCCTCCGGTGGGCACATGGCCATGCGACTCGCTCTCGAGGCGCCGGACCTCGTCGACGGGGTCGCGGCGGTGGCCGCCAACCCCCCGACCCCGGAGAACCTGAATTGTGCGGTCGGCGGAGATCCGGTTCCGATCATGTTCGTACAGGGGCGCCAGGACACGATCAACCCGATCGACGGTGGTGAGGTCAGCGTGGGATCGGGCCCCTTCGCGAAGTCTCGGGGCGACGTGCTGTCCGCCGTGGACGGCGCGGAGTGGTTCGCCCGTCACAACGGGGTCGCAGGCGACGGGGCGATCCCGCCGATCGACCGGGACGGGGACGCTGAGGTGATCACCTGGGATGGTCCGGACCCGGTGCGTGTGGTGATGGTGGACCGGGTCGGACACTCCTTCCCCACCCTGTCCGGCAGGTGGGGCCGTGACGGCGGGGCGCGTTACGACGCGCCCGGGGAGATCTGGCGGTTCTTCTCCCGCGGCTCGCCGTGA